One part of the Anaerolineales bacterium genome encodes these proteins:
- the atpG gene encoding ATP synthase F1 subunit gamma, translated as MANTREIRLRIKSIKNISQVTRALQAVSASRVRKAMDMVQATRPYATKAWQVLTHIAKQPGRSNLHPLLLERPDVKSALVVMVSGDRGLAGPYNTNVLRHTLSHFQNYPVPVRFIPVGRKGSELLFRRGLNVMAQFIDVPAEPKFSDVSAIGRILVDEFLAGTADEVFLVYTDFVNMIRQVPVIKKLLPLEFEHAEGLVQSDNPSQTDASASYIYEPGQYEILEEIVPRFTALQVYQAVLESFASEHAARMVAMKNATDNASELGKGLTLEYNKVRQQGITNEMLDIAGGAEALAQAS; from the coding sequence ATGGCTAACACACGCGAAATTCGCTTACGCATCAAGAGCATCAAGAACATCTCCCAGGTGACGCGCGCCCTGCAGGCGGTTTCCGCCAGCCGCGTGCGCAAAGCCATGGATATGGTGCAGGCCACCCGCCCCTACGCTACCAAGGCCTGGCAAGTCCTGACCCATATTGCCAAGCAGCCCGGCCGCAGCAACCTGCACCCGCTGCTGCTGGAGCGCCCGGATGTCAAAAGCGCTCTGGTGGTTATGGTCAGCGGTGATCGCGGCCTGGCTGGCCCGTACAACACCAATGTGCTGCGCCACACGCTTAGCCATTTTCAGAATTACCCTGTCCCGGTGCGCTTCATTCCAGTAGGGCGCAAAGGCTCCGAGCTCTTGTTCCGCCGCGGCCTTAACGTGATGGCGCAATTCATAGATGTGCCAGCCGAGCCAAAGTTCTCGGATGTTTCGGCCATCGGCCGTATTTTGGTGGATGAGTTCCTGGCTGGCACGGCCGATGAGGTCTTCCTCGTTTATACCGACTTTGTCAATATGATCCGCCAGGTGCCGGTTATCAAGAAGCTGCTGCCCCTGGAGTTTGAACATGCTGAAGGCTTGGTGCAGTCTGACAACCCGAGCCAGACAGATGCCTCGGCCTCATATATCTATGAGCCGGGCCAATACGAAATTTTGGAAGAGATCGTGCCGCGCTTTACGGCGTTGCAGGTGTACCAGGCGGTGCTGGAATCGTTTGCCAGCGAGCATGCTGCCCGCATGGTGGCCATGAAGAACGCCACCGATAACGCCAGTGAACTTGGCAAGGGCCTTACCCTCGAATACAACAAGGTGCGCCAGCAAGGCATTACCAACGAAATGTTGGATATTGCCGGCGGCGCGGAAGCGCTGGCCCAGGCCAGCTAG
- the obgE gene encoding GTPase ObgE, which yields MDGNFIDHVEISVSSGKGGDGIMHFRRERFMPRGGPDGGDGGRGGSVVLQVQSSMRTLYNFRRQKKFEADEGRPGGTNNRSGRGAQDLVLKVPPGTLVYDAKTGNLLADLVKDGDTYEAARGGRGGRGNQHFANSRNQAPRIAEKGVPGEEKMLRLELKLIADVGIVGVPNAGKSTLLAALTNAKPRIADYAFTTLEPNLGVAALDEDSSLVLADIPGLIEGAHTGKGLGHDFLRHIQRTRVLIHLLDGMAEDPLADFTQINSELALFDTQLAAKPQVVAVNKIDLPDVQARWPELQSGLKKLGVSSPLAVSAVSGQDVRRLLGRAAEELRTLPEPLAEELPIYRPETDPTEFDIRREGDGWRLSGPALERAAAMTYWEHDQSVRRFQRILRQLQVDVAMREKGVRDGDTVYIGEYELEWKE from the coding sequence ATGGATGGAAATTTTATTGATCATGTAGAGATCAGCGTGAGTTCAGGCAAGGGTGGCGACGGCATAATGCACTTCCGCCGCGAGCGTTTTATGCCGCGTGGCGGCCCTGACGGCGGAGATGGCGGCCGCGGCGGCTCTGTGGTGCTTCAGGTACAGAGCTCAATGCGTACCCTGTACAACTTCCGCCGCCAAAAGAAGTTCGAAGCCGATGAAGGCCGCCCAGGCGGCACCAACAACCGCAGCGGCCGCGGCGCTCAGGATCTGGTGCTAAAGGTGCCGCCTGGCACCCTGGTATATGACGCCAAAACCGGCAATCTGTTGGCTGATTTGGTGAAGGACGGCGACACCTACGAGGCGGCCCGCGGCGGCCGCGGCGGCCGCGGCAACCAGCACTTCGCCAACTCGCGCAATCAGGCCCCCCGCATCGCCGAGAAGGGCGTCCCGGGCGAAGAGAAGATGTTGCGCCTGGAGCTCAAGCTGATCGCAGATGTGGGCATCGTGGGCGTGCCGAATGCCGGCAAATCCACCCTGTTGGCCGCCCTCACCAACGCCAAGCCGCGCATTGCCGATTACGCCTTCACTACCCTGGAGCCGAACCTAGGCGTGGCCGCGCTGGACGAGGACAGCAGTCTGGTTTTGGCTGATATTCCCGGCTTGATCGAAGGCGCCCACACCGGCAAGGGTTTAGGTCACGACTTTTTGCGCCATATCCAGCGCACCCGTGTGCTCATCCATCTGCTGGATGGCATGGCTGAAGACCCGCTGGCTGATTTCACCCAGATCAACAGCGAGCTGGCTCTCTTCGACACGCAGTTGGCTGCCAAGCCTCAGGTGGTGGCGGTCAACAAGATCGACCTGCCCGATGTGCAGGCGCGCTGGCCTGAACTGCAGTCTGGCTTGAAGAAGCTTGGCGTCAGCAGTCCGCTGGCGGTTTCGGCCGTGAGCGGGCAAGACGTGCGCCGCCTGCTGGGCCGCGCCGCAGAGGAGTTGCGCACCCTGCCGGAGCCTCTGGCCGAAGAACTGCCCATCTACCGCCCGGAGACCGACCCCACCGAATTTGACATCCGCCGCGAGGGCGACGGTTGGCGCCTGAGCGGCCCGGCGCTGGAGCGCGCCGCTGCCATGACCTATTGGGAGCATGACCAATCGGTGCGCCGCTTCCAGCGCATTCTGCGCCAGCTGCAAGTGGATGTGGCCATGCGCGAGAAGGGCGTCCGCGATGGAGATACGGTCTATATCGGCGAGTATGAGTTGGAGTGGAAGGAATAG
- the atpA gene encoding F0F1 ATP synthase subunit alpha, translating to MTDMIKDISSSLQKQIDSFKPEFELRDVGTVTAAGDGIARATGLAQVKAQELVQFENGVMGIAFNLERDNVGIIVMGEFSGINEGMTVRSTGRIASVPVGDAMVGRVVNALGEPVDGKGPIAFTQYRPIERIAPGVIRRKDVDTPVQTGIKGIDALTPVGRGQRQLIIGDRQTGKTALAIDAIINQKGKDLLCIYVAIGQKKAAIARTVAILEEHGAMDHTVIVVASADESAALQYIAPYAGCAIGEEFMETGRDALIVYDDLSKHAWAYRQVSLLLRRPPGREAYPGDLFYLHSRLLERAARLADGYVVVPNSFSGDVAEEKDGQAFSGPLAKHNAEEALKGAKDSKIVELKHSGGSLTALPIIETLLGDVSAYVPTNVISITDGQIYLEANLFYAGIRPAINAGQSVSRVGGDAQTKAMKQVAGGLRLDMASFRELAAFAQFGSGLDKATQAQLNRGQRLQEILKQPQYMPMALEHEVAVIFAGTSGLADKIEIERMNEWEASLIRFLDASHSDILKEIREKKALSDELKARLKSAIETFNSTWS from the coding sequence CAAAGATATTTCTTCCAGCCTGCAAAAGCAGATCGATTCCTTTAAGCCTGAATTTGAGCTGCGTGATGTCGGCACGGTGACAGCCGCCGGTGACGGTATTGCCCGCGCCACCGGCCTGGCCCAGGTGAAAGCCCAGGAGCTGGTGCAGTTTGAGAACGGCGTAATGGGTATTGCCTTCAACCTGGAGCGTGACAACGTCGGCATCATCGTCATGGGAGAATTCTCCGGCATTAACGAAGGCATGACTGTGCGCTCCACTGGGCGCATTGCGTCTGTGCCGGTTGGCGATGCCATGGTTGGCCGTGTGGTCAACGCCCTCGGCGAACCCGTCGACGGCAAAGGCCCCATCGCCTTCACCCAGTACCGCCCGATCGAGCGCATTGCTCCGGGTGTGATTCGCCGCAAAGACGTAGACACCCCGGTGCAAACCGGCATCAAGGGTATTGACGCTCTCACCCCTGTTGGCCGTGGCCAGCGCCAGCTCATCATTGGCGACCGCCAGACCGGCAAAACCGCCTTGGCGATCGACGCCATCATTAACCAGAAGGGTAAAGACCTGCTGTGTATCTATGTGGCCATCGGCCAGAAGAAAGCCGCCATTGCGCGCACCGTTGCCATTTTAGAAGAGCACGGCGCCATGGACCACACCGTGATCGTGGTGGCCTCGGCTGACGAATCGGCCGCGCTGCAGTACATTGCCCCTTACGCGGGTTGTGCCATTGGTGAAGAATTCATGGAAACCGGGCGCGATGCGCTCATCGTCTACGATGATCTTTCCAAGCATGCTTGGGCTTACCGTCAGGTGTCCTTGCTGTTGCGCCGCCCCCCGGGCCGTGAAGCCTACCCGGGTGATCTCTTCTATCTCCACTCCCGCTTGCTGGAGCGTGCCGCCCGCCTGGCGGATGGCTACGTGGTTGTGCCCAATAGCTTCAGCGGGGACGTGGCTGAAGAGAAAGACGGCCAGGCTTTCAGTGGCCCTCTGGCCAAGCACAACGCCGAAGAGGCGTTGAAGGGCGCCAAGGACAGCAAGATCGTTGAGCTCAAGCATTCCGGCGGTTCACTGACTGCGCTGCCGATCATTGAAACCCTACTGGGTGACGTTTCGGCCTATGTGCCCACCAACGTTATTTCCATCACCGATGGCCAGATCTATCTGGAAGCCAACCTGTTCTACGCGGGCATCCGCCCGGCCATCAACGCCGGCCAATCTGTCTCGCGCGTAGGTGGTGACGCCCAAACCAAAGCCATGAAGCAGGTGGCTGGTGGTCTACGTCTGGACATGGCTTCGTTCCGCGAATTAGCGGCCTTTGCTCAATTCGGTTCCGGCTTGGACAAGGCCACTCAGGCTCAACTGAACCGCGGCCAGCGCCTGCAGGAAATTCTCAAGCAGCCTCAATACATGCCAATGGCACTGGAGCACGAAGTTGCGGTGATCTTTGCTGGTACCAGCGGCCTGGCGGACAAGATCGAGATCGAGCGCATGAACGAGTGGGAAGCTTCCCTTATTCGCTTCCTGGATGCCTCGCACTCTGACATCCTCAAGGAGATCCGCGAGAAGAAAGCCCTTAGCGACGAGCTTAAGGCTCGTCTAAAGAGCGCCATCGAGACCTTCAATAGCACCTGGTCCTAG
- the atpC gene encoding ATP synthase F1 subunit epsilon, whose translation MTIRCEIVSQDRSVFEGDADIVTIPGHDGEMGVLPNHAPLLSTLHPGVVKVRQGSQESLFTVTGGLAEIQPDIVTILADAAENIEEIDVNRAERAKREAEQRLAEGLPRGTEAYLAAEAALARSNLRLDIARRFGRANRHSRFPTQSSGE comes from the coding sequence ATGACCATCCGTTGCGAAATTGTTTCCCAGGACCGCAGCGTCTTTGAAGGCGATGCAGACATCGTGACCATCCCCGGCCACGATGGCGAAATGGGTGTGCTGCCCAACCACGCGCCCCTGCTTTCAACCCTTCACCCGGGTGTCGTCAAGGTCAGGCAAGGCTCTCAGGAGAGTTTGTTCACCGTAACCGGCGGCCTGGCTGAGATCCAGCCCGACATCGTCACCATTCTGGCCGATGCGGCCGAGAACATCGAAGAGATCGATGTGAACCGCGCCGAACGCGCCAAGCGTGAGGCTGAGCAGCGCCTGGCCGAAGGCTTGCCGCGCGGCACCGAAGCCTACCTGGCCGCCGAAGCTGCCCTGGCCCGCTCCAACCTGCGCCTGGATATTGCCCGCCGCTTTGGCCGCGCCAACCGCCATTCCCGCTTCCCAACTCAAAGCTCCGGCGAGTAG
- a CDS encoding rod shape-determining protein — protein MAVLARELGIDLGTMFIRIVQGGEITLQEPTVVAVDLQEQKMVAVGEEALGMIGRVSDETLEVVRPLQKGVVAYYELTELLLETLVRRVGGSVRLFKPRMMITHPYGITSVERRAVHEAALASGEAALISQPLAAALGIDLPVGTPTGNMVVCLGGGCTQAAVLAMNDVVSGENLRQGGLDLDDAIASYVRRKYGLHIGQRTAEMVKLRIGAAVPQDEEQSIELQGQDQVTGLPRPLTVTTSEVVEAVQPALDEVFEMIRRVLEKTPPELASDIIDRGVALCGGGALLRGMDRLMTQKLGVPAYLVDDPVNCVALGAQRALDEYKTLARYLG, from the coding sequence ATGGCTGTTTTAGCACGTGAACTTGGTATTGATCTCGGGACAATGTTCATTCGCATTGTCCAGGGCGGTGAGATCACCTTGCAGGAGCCCACGGTGGTTGCCGTGGACCTGCAGGAGCAAAAAATGGTCGCCGTGGGCGAAGAAGCCCTAGGCATGATTGGCCGCGTCTCAGACGAGACGCTCGAAGTCGTGCGTCCTTTGCAAAAGGGCGTAGTCGCTTATTACGAACTCACCGAGCTGTTGCTCGAGACCCTCGTGCGCCGCGTCGGCGGCTCCGTGCGTCTGTTCAAGCCGCGCATGATGATCACCCACCCCTACGGCATCACCAGCGTAGAGCGCCGCGCCGTGCATGAGGCCGCCCTCGCCAGCGGCGAGGCCGCCCTCATTTCCCAGCCGCTGGCGGCCGCCCTCGGCATTGACCTGCCGGTCGGCACGCCCACCGGCAACATGGTGGTGTGCCTCGGCGGCGGCTGCACCCAAGCCGCCGTGCTGGCCATGAATGATGTGGTCTCGGGCGAGAACCTGCGCCAGGGCGGCCTGGACCTGGACGATGCCATCGCCAGCTATGTACGCCGCAAGTACGGCCTGCATATCGGCCAGCGCACCGCCGAGATGGTCAAGCTGCGCATCGGCGCCGCCGTGCCGCAGGATGAAGAGCAGAGCATCGAGCTGCAAGGGCAGGATCAGGTGACCGGCCTGCCGCGCCCGCTCACCGTCACTACGTCCGAAGTCGTCGAGGCCGTGCAGCCGGCGCTGGACGAAGTGTTCGAAATGATTCGCCGCGTGCTGGAGAAGACTCCGCCCGAATTGGCGTCTGACATCATTGACCGCGGTGTGGCGTTGTGCGGCGGTGGCGCGCTGCTGCGCGGCATGGACCGCTTGATGACCCAGAAGCTGGGCGTGCCCGCCTACCTGGTGGATGACCCGGTGAACTGCGTCGCCCTCGGCGCCCAACGCGCGTTGGACGAATATAAGACCCTTGCCCGCTATTTGGGCTGA
- a CDS encoding redox-sensing transcriptional repressor Rex, whose translation MAKQIPDIVIGRLPVYLRALQQMLAEGRQVTSSQELGERLGISAAQIRKDLSQFGEFGKQGTGYNIEYLANQVREILKVNKTWEVVIVGSGDIGRALAGYSGFSERGFKIRDIFDNSPERIGQKYQEFVIKDIATLKSEVQAAGIKMAMIAVPASAAQQVADVLVDAGIRAILSYAPVNLNVPAGVRVQNIDPSIHLQRMTYYLD comes from the coding sequence ATGGCAAAACAGATCCCAGACATTGTGATCGGCCGCCTGCCGGTATACCTGCGGGCGCTGCAGCAAATGCTGGCGGAAGGCCGCCAGGTGACCAGCTCGCAGGAGCTAGGCGAGCGCCTGGGCATCTCGGCCGCCCAGATCCGCAAAGATCTTTCGCAATTCGGCGAATTTGGCAAGCAAGGCACTGGATACAACATTGAGTACCTGGCCAACCAGGTGCGCGAGATCCTCAAGGTCAACAAGACCTGGGAGGTCGTGATCGTAGGCTCAGGCGATATTGGCCGGGCGCTTGCTGGCTACAGCGGGTTCAGCGAGCGCGGCTTCAAGATCCGCGACATTTTTGATAATTCGCCGGAGCGGATCGGCCAGAAGTACCAGGAATTTGTGATCAAAGACATCGCCACGCTAAAGAGCGAGGTGCAGGCGGCTGGCATCAAGATGGCCATGATCGCCGTGCCCGCCAGCGCCGCTCAACAGGTAGCCGATGTGCTGGTAGATGCGGGTATCCGCGCTATTTTGAGCTATGCGCCGGTGAATCTGAATGTGCCGGCCGGTGTGCGCGTGCAGAACATCGACCCCTCGATCCACCTGCAGCGCATGACCTATTATCTAGACTAA
- the atpD gene encoding F0F1 ATP synthase subunit beta, with protein MAEVNGRVVQILGGVVDVEFPEANMPEVYDAIEIQRPDMGPVVVEVQTHLGKGQVRGVALDTTDGLQRGMEVVNTGVPITVPVGTATLGRMFDVLGQAIDGLGPVNSETSYAIHRNAPAFEDQSTSVEVFETGVKVIDLIAPFTKGGKTGIFGGAGVGKTVIIQELIRSIATEHEGNSVFAGVGERTREGTQMYREMTESGVLKDTVLVYGQMNEPAGSRLRVALTALTMAEYFRDQGRDVLLFIDNIFRFSMSGSEVSALLGRMPSAVGYQPTLATEMGQLQERITSTRTGSITSMQAVYVPADDYSDPAPVATFTHLDATISLERAIADKGIYPAVDPLASTSRILDPNVVSEEHYRTAREVQRVLQRYKDLQDIIAILGIDELSEDDKLIVARARKVERFFSQPFFVAEQFTGTPGQYVSLAETVRGFREILDGKHDDLPEQAFMMVGNIDQAVEKAKKLAE; from the coding sequence ATGGCAGAAGTGAACGGACGCGTAGTCCAAATTCTGGGGGGTGTGGTGGATGTGGAGTTTCCTGAAGCCAACATGCCCGAAGTCTATGATGCGATCGAAATCCAGCGCCCCGATATGGGTCCAGTGGTGGTGGAAGTGCAAACTCACCTAGGCAAAGGCCAGGTGCGTGGTGTTGCTCTTGACACCACTGACGGCCTGCAGCGCGGCATGGAAGTCGTCAACACCGGCGTGCCTATCACTGTACCGGTTGGCACTGCCACCCTTGGCCGCATGTTCGACGTGCTTGGCCAGGCGATCGACGGCCTAGGCCCGGTCAACAGCGAGACCAGCTACGCCATTCACCGCAATGCGCCTGCCTTCGAAGATCAGTCCACCAGCGTGGAAGTCTTCGAAACCGGCGTCAAAGTCATTGACCTCATTGCCCCCTTCACCAAGGGCGGTAAGACCGGCATCTTCGGCGGCGCCGGCGTAGGCAAGACCGTCATCATTCAGGAGCTCATCCGCTCCATCGCCACTGAGCACGAAGGTAACTCCGTGTTTGCCGGCGTGGGTGAGCGCACCCGCGAGGGTACGCAGATGTACCGCGAAATGACCGAGTCGGGCGTGCTCAAGGACACCGTGCTGGTCTACGGCCAGATGAACGAGCCCGCCGGCAGCCGCCTGCGCGTGGCCCTCACCGCCCTCACCATGGCGGAGTACTTCCGTGACCAGGGCCGCGATGTGCTGCTGTTCATCGACAACATCTTCCGCTTCTCGATGTCCGGCTCCGAAGTGTCGGCGCTGCTGGGCCGCATGCCCTCCGCCGTGGGTTACCAGCCCACCCTAGCCACTGAAATGGGTCAACTGCAGGAGCGCATCACCTCCACCCGCACCGGCTCCATCACCTCCATGCAGGCCGTATACGTGCCCGCAGATGACTACTCTGACCCCGCTCCGGTAGCCACCTTCACCCACCTGGACGCCACCATCTCCCTGGAGCGTGCCATTGCGGATAAGGGTATCTACCCCGCCGTGGACCCGCTGGCTTCCACCTCCCGCATTCTGGATCCCAACGTTGTGAGCGAAGAGCACTACCGCACCGCTCGCGAAGTGCAGCGTGTGCTGCAGCGCTACAAAGACCTGCAGGACATCATCGCCATTCTGGGCATCGATGAGCTGAGCGAAGATGACAAGCTGATCGTGGCGCGTGCCCGCAAGGTGGAACGCTTCTTCAGCCAGCCCTTCTTCGTGGCGGAGCAGTTCACCGGCACCCCCGGCCAATACGTATCCCTGGCCGAGACCGTGCGCGGCTTCCGTGAAATTCTCGACGGCAAGCATGACGACCTGCCTGAGCAGGCCTTCATGATGGTCGGAAACATCGACCAGGCCGTAGAGAAGGCCAAGAAGCTGGCCGAATAA